ACCAGACATCACCTTCCATCCTTGACTGCAGCTCTGTGATCTCCTGGCGGAACACCGCAGAATCAGCCCAGTTATAACCAGCTATCTGGCTTCTTTCATTATAATGATGAATGCCGAAAGGGGTAAAGAAGCGCAGCAGTTCCAGGGTAGGCTGGTAATCGTCAGTAGCAACTACACCCTGGTATTTCTCCTTATAAACTGGCAGGTCCTTCACGCCATTCTGCAGACCATTCAGGAAAGAACGCTGTTTATCCACAGGAATCATAAATACCGAACCGGTACGGTCATAAGCATCCCCGTTGGAATACTGGGCCAGTTCTGCAAACAGCTGGCGACCGGGTTCATATTTAGGCAGTTTTACTTTTTTCAGGACCACGGTACCACCGGCATAATGATAGGTCACATCGCGCTGGTCCGCAGGGGGATTAGGTTTGTCAAATCCAAAGGAAACCTGTTCCTTACTGAATACCGGAATGGTGGTATAGCGACTATCAATCACTTCACGGGAATAGGTAGCCTGATCTACCAGGGTACCCATTGCTGTAGCGTCTGGCCAGTTCAGGTCTTTCGGATTGATTTTGCTTTTCTTTACCTCGGTGGCCACGACCTCCATTTCTCCGTTTCTCACAGTTCTCAGCACCAGTCCTAATCCAGGTGTAACACCTAAAGCCGGTGAACCCTTTACATTCAGGGCATTAGTATACCATACTTCCACTGTATTGGAGCGAATGATGACTTTGGCTTTTTTACAGAGGTAACCGGCTATGGTTGCTGTATCGGGCAACAGCTCCGGCTTTTCGTAATCTTCTATTTTCTTTTTGAAGGTGACAGCTCTGCCTTCCAGGCGTAACACCTGCATGGTTATGTTCTCTGTATAGTCGATGTATTGTTGTTCTTTTGCGGCAGCGTCTGTATCCTTTATCGCATGGGTCTTTTTACCATCAATAAATAAAGTGGAGGCGGCGTCTTTCATTTCTTCCCCATGATAGCGCACCTTGTAGTGAACTGTCAGGGCATTCTGAGCATGAATTTCTGCTGCAAACAGCAAACTGGCAGCTATAAAAAGATATTTCATAAGTATGAGGCCTGATTTTGTAACAGTCGCAAGATAATGGCAAATAGGATAAATAAAAAAGCACAGTCAAAAAGACTGTGCTCATTTTTAACACTATCATTCTCTCAACTATGGCTTATTCCGCTTCAGCTACCACTTCCTTCACTTCCGGGATCATGCGCTTCATCATGCCTTCGATACCGGCTTTCAGTGTGATCATGGAAGAAGGGCAACCTGAACATGAGCCTTGCAGCATCAGTTTCACCGTTCCATCTTCGTAGTCTTTGAACTGAATGGCACCGCCATCCATTTCAACTGCAGGCTTTACGTAGTTTTCAAGCAATTCTTTAATACGCTTTACCACATCAGTATCATCTGCACTTACTTCGTTTCCGGCTGCTGGTTTGTCAACGATTTCGTCTTCGTTTACAACAGGGCGGTTATCTTCAAGATACTCTTTCAGAAAAGCTTTTATAGTAGGGATAATATCATTCCAATCAGTTTCAGGAGTTTTTGTCAGCGTGATGAAGTTCGCCATAATAAACACACCTCTGATGAACGGGAAGCTGAACAGCTCGGCCGCTAATGGAGATGGTTTTGCACTTGCTTCATCCGGGAAGTCGATATGCTTACCTGGGTACAGGAGCTTGTTAGCAACAAATTTCATGGTTTCCGGATTCGGCGTCATTTCCGTATATATGCTGATGATGGGATTTCCTGTTTTAATCATGGTATTCTAAACTTTTGATAGAACAAAGGTAACTACTTTCAACTAGAATCTGAGGGAATTCAGCCCTTTTAACTATTACTATTTTCAATAGGGATATAGACAAAATCATATCGGTAAATATCAAATTATCAACGTTCCAGAAATCTTTTTAAAAATATACATGGCACATTATTCTATATATTAACTTTATGGGAAATAACGCCATCATTGAGTATGCCCACTGTCAAAACCTTGCATGCACGCAAAAGAATAGCACTGATCGCACACGATCACAAGAAAGCTGAGCTCATAGAATGGGCCCTCTACAACAAAACCGTACTCTGCCGTCATGAACTTTACGCTACCGGCACCACAGGCAAGCTCATTGAAGAAAACCTCGACGTTCCTGTCCGAAAATTATTATCCGGCCCACTAGGTGGCGACCAGCAAATAGGCTCTATGATCGCCGAAGGCAAAATCGATGTCGTGATCTTTTTCTGGGATCCCATGGAAGCACTTCCACATGATCCTGATATCAAAGCCCTGCTCCGCCTTGGTGTAGTATGGAATATCCCTATGGCCAGCAATCGTACCTCTGCAGACTTCCTGCTTACATCCCCTCTCATGCACCAGGAATATGAAGTACGCTTACCTGACTATTCACAATATCTGGGTAGAAAAGTTTAGTTATCATTTCGTCCTCATCTGACCTTATCTTTTTAATAATCTGTCTTTCTTAGAAAGATCGGCACCGTTTGTGCTGCAAAGTACTCCTTACTAACTAGTTAGGTGTTTTCACTCACCTTGCTGGAGAGTAATCAGGTTTCCTTATTTTCGCAATTTTTCAGGTCTTAACGTATTGTAGAATGGTGAAACACTTATTCGTGGCTGCTTTCCTCCTGACAGGCTTTTTTAAACAGGTCCAGGCACAGCTGCCACCCAAACGGGAATTAAGAGCCGTATGGATAGCAACAGTAGAAAATATTGATTGGCCTTCCCGTAGAGGGTTACCTGTTGAACAACAGAAACAGGAATTTATCAACCTTCTCAATACACAGCAGCGTAATGGCATGAATGCCGTGGTGGTACAAATCCGCCCGGTAGCAGATGCTTTTTATGCATCTCCCTTTGAACCCTGGTCGGAATACCTGACTGGTACACAGGGGCAGGCGCCAAATCCTTATTATGATCCACTTCAGTTTATGATTGAAGAGACGCATAAAAGGGGCATGGAATTCCATGCCTGGCTCAATCCGTATCGTGCGGTATTCAATGCCAGTCGTAACAATGTAACACCGAACCACATTTCCAGGATGCGGCCACAGTGGTTCCTCACTTATGATAACAAGAAGTACTTTGACCCGGGTATACCAGAGGTGCGTGAATATGTCACCCAGATCATCCGCGACGTAGTACGCCGTTATGATATAGATGCCATTCATTTTGACGATTACTTTTATCCATACCGTGTACCGGGCAAGGAATTTCCAGACAATGCTTCGTACCGCCAGCATGGACAGGGAATGGAAAAAGACGATTGGCGCAGGTACAATGTAGACACCATCATCCATATGGTAAGCATTGCCATCAAGCAGGAGAAAGCATGGGTGAAGTTTGGGATTAGTCCATTCGGCATCTGGAGAAATAAAAGCAAAGATCCGGATGGGTCTTACACAAGTGGTACTACTAATTATGATGACTTGTATGCGGATGTACTGAAATGGTTAAAGAACGGATGGATAGACTATGTGGCGCCGCAACTATATTGGGAAAGAGGTTTCAGGGTGGCAGACTATGAGCTGTTGCTGAACTGGTGGGCACAGCATGCCTATGGCCGTCATTTGTATATCGGGCATGGGGTGTACCGGATCAATAGTAATGCGGCGTGGAGTAACCCGAATGAATTACCGGTGCAGATTACCGAGTCCCGAACCCTCAATACGGTACAGGGAAATGTTTATTATAGCGCCAAATCATTCAACGGTAATCCAAGAGGGATAGAAGATAGTTTACGGAATCACTTCTATCATTATCCGGCGTTACGACCTACTATGCCATGGCTGGATTTCAGAGCACCGGAGTCCCCATATTTTGCAGATGCTTTTGAAAGGTCGAATGGATTGCATTTGCATTGGGTGGATGGAGATACGACCAATCGAACTACGCAATATGTGTTATATCGTTTTGAAGGACGCGGGGTGATCAATCTGAATGATCCGGAGAAGATCCTGGCGATACTAACACAGAGCTCAGATCCGCAGTATGTAGATAGTACTTATGAGAAAGGAAAGGAGTATACTTATGTGCTGACATCCCTGGATAGGTTGCAGAATGAGAGTCTGGCAAGTGATCCAATGTATATAAGAATAGTAAAAGGGAAGGCGAGGTTCTACTTCGATCCTGAACCATAATAAAAGGCAGAAGGTGCCGCCAGTGGTGGCACCTTCTGCCCATGCAAAAAAAATCCGCTGCCAGAGGCAGCGGATTTTTTTTGCGATTCAATTACTTATCCATTTATTTATAAACTTCCATCACAGCTCTTCCCACACAACCACTCGGCATCTGTATCTTCAACATTGCCGCTACCGTCGCTGCTATATCAGTCATACTCGTCTTCTCATTGGTATACCCATGCTTTACATGCCAACCCATAAACACCATTGGAATATGCGTGTCATAAGGCGCCCATGTACCATGCGTCGTACCTTTCAGACTACCTTCATACCATCCTGGATCAGGAATCATAATCACCGCACCATCGCGTTTAGGATAATATCCATTCACCGCCATTTGCTTAATTGGCTCAGGCAATGCGCTGTTTCCAATGTTGTCCAGATCTGCGGCAAACTGAATACCCGGCACTGTCTGCAGGAAGTACACTGCTTCTTTTTTCACTAC
This Chitinophaga sancti DNA region includes the following protein-coding sequences:
- a CDS encoding PNGase F N-terminal domain-containing protein, coding for MKYLFIAASLLFAAEIHAQNALTVHYKVRYHGEEMKDAASTLFIDGKKTHAIKDTDAAAKEQQYIDYTENITMQVLRLEGRAVTFKKKIEDYEKPELLPDTATIAGYLCKKAKVIIRSNTVEVWYTNALNVKGSPALGVTPGLGLVLRTVRNGEMEVVATEVKKSKINPKDLNWPDATAMGTLVDQATYSREVIDSRYTTIPVFSKEQVSFGFDKPNPPADQRDVTYHYAGGTVVLKKVKLPKYEPGRQLFAELAQYSNGDAYDRTGSVFMIPVDKQRSFLNGLQNGVKDLPVYKEKYQGVVATDDYQPTLELLRFFTPFGIHHYNERSQIAGYNWADSAVFRQEITELQSRMEGDVWLGVFIGNYDKGGHIVSLRLKYFKGDDDGGLQTPDYLQPIFNTTNLMEMAGQEYGTMFDHDSLTVKVNIPEGVKNLQLRYITTGHGGWGNGDEFVPKLNEIFVDGKRVYHFVPWRTDCGTYRLLNPSSGNFSNGLSSSDLSRSNWCPGSLTPAVYIPLPDLAPGVHEFKVAIPLGKREGTAFSAWNVSGVLMGEKK
- a CDS encoding NifU family protein produces the protein MIKTGNPIISIYTEMTPNPETMKFVANKLLYPGKHIDFPDEASAKPSPLAAELFSFPFIRGVFIMANFITLTKTPETDWNDIIPTIKAFLKEYLEDNRPVVNEDEIVDKPAAGNEVSADDTDVVKRIKELLENYVKPAVEMDGGAIQFKDYEDGTVKLMLQGSCSGCPSSMITLKAGIEGMMKRMIPEVKEVVAEAE
- a CDS encoding methylglyoxal synthase, which produces MPTVKTLHARKRIALIAHDHKKAELIEWALYNKTVLCRHELYATGTTGKLIEENLDVPVRKLLSGPLGGDQQIGSMIAEGKIDVVIFFWDPMEALPHDPDIKALLRLGVVWNIPMASNRTSADFLLTSPLMHQEYEVRLPDYSQYLGRKV
- a CDS encoding glycoside hydrolase family 10 protein encodes the protein MVKHLFVAAFLLTGFFKQVQAQLPPKRELRAVWIATVENIDWPSRRGLPVEQQKQEFINLLNTQQRNGMNAVVVQIRPVADAFYASPFEPWSEYLTGTQGQAPNPYYDPLQFMIEETHKRGMEFHAWLNPYRAVFNASRNNVTPNHISRMRPQWFLTYDNKKYFDPGIPEVREYVTQIIRDVVRRYDIDAIHFDDYFYPYRVPGKEFPDNASYRQHGQGMEKDDWRRYNVDTIIHMVSIAIKQEKAWVKFGISPFGIWRNKSKDPDGSYTSGTTNYDDLYADVLKWLKNGWIDYVAPQLYWERGFRVADYELLLNWWAQHAYGRHLYIGHGVYRINSNAAWSNPNELPVQITESRTLNTVQGNVYYSAKSFNGNPRGIEDSLRNHFYHYPALRPTMPWLDFRAPESPYFADAFERSNGLHLHWVDGDTTNRTTQYVLYRFEGRGVINLNDPEKILAILTQSSDPQYVDSTYEKGKEYTYVLTSLDRLQNESLASDPMYIRIVKGKARFYFDPEP